Proteins from a single region of Mytilus trossulus isolate FHL-02 chromosome 2, PNRI_Mtr1.1.1.hap1, whole genome shotgun sequence:
- the LOC134706418 gene encoding actin-related protein 5-like isoform X2 yields MTDQKNIFTFKDERPQQCPSLEYSTDFLHNKVPLVIDNGTYQCRAGWATSDKPQLIFKNITAKPRGKKETDTQVGNEINTTEVAKWLIRSPFDRNVVTLYDVQEQIFDYIFTHLGLNTDGYIDHPVVLTEPVCNPNYCRQQMSELLFECYNIPQVTYGIDAMFSLYANHDRMEDINSLIVSCGYQTTHLLPVLGGRLDTSQCRRINLGGYHLETFMQRLLQLKYPGHFAAVSLNRAEELVRDHCHLAPDYNADLHEWVSNDYYDENVHKIQLPYTNAPGNQLSAEQTKERREQQIKRLKEVTAKRRLEKLASEEQKLQELMSIQELLEDEDDDEAFDRALQNTSFDTPEELQAEINRLTIAIQRNRAKVLGIEPPPAEEPKKQTVYDLLEIPDDQLSADQVLTKKKQRMLKNAREGRLRAQALQIEKRQKEMEEERKLEQRRRKDFNGWLQEVRGRRQKLLDARTSRKQKKSDMAKRRTLASQQRMKMITQLAAGESSSTKKKADTFGQNDADWDVYKEIHPQNADSDSEVEEEQIEELEAMLREHDPEFQKELDLGGSEEFDIAEYYRLHLAIERVRVPELLFQPSMIGVEQAGIVETMDFLLHKYDQEKQKLLVQNVFLTGGNALFMNFKERLEKELLEMRPFQSMFSVTRAVDPVLDAWKGARKFAISPDRSVYSITKADYTEMGGEYLKEHFLSNRYFPSPVSIKLEK; encoded by the exons GAGACAGACACCCAAGtaggaaatgaaataaatacaacagaGGTCGCAAAATGGTTAATAAGGTCACCATTCGATAGAAATGTTGTGACATTGTATGATGTTCAG GAACAAATATTTGACTATATATTTACACATCTTGGTTTGAACACAGATGGGTATATTGACCACCCTGTGGTGTTGACAGAGCCTGTATGTAATCCTAACTACTGTCGTCAGC AAATGTCAGAGCTTTTATTTGAATGTTACAACATACCTCAAGTTACATATGGTATTGATGCCATGTTCAGTTTGTATGCTAACCATGACAGGATGG AAGATATCAATTCCCTGATAGTATCCTGTGGTTACCAGACTACACACTTACTTCCTGTTCTTGGTGGACGTCTGGACACATCACAATGTCGACGGATTAATCTTGGAGGATATCACCTAGAAACATTCATGCAGCGACTTCTACAACTTAAATATCCTGGACATTTTGCTGCTGTGTCACTTAACAGGGCTGAG gaATTAGTGAGAGATCATTGTCACCTAGCACCAGATTACAATGCAGATTTACATGAATGGGTTTCTAATGACTATTATGATGAAAACGTACACAAGATTCAACTTCCTTACACTAAT GCCCCAGGAAACCAGCTATCAGCAGAgcaaacaaaagaaagaagggaacaacaaataaaaagattgaaAGAAGTAACAGCAAAAAGGAGATTGGAAAAA TTAGCATCCGAGGAACAGAAGTTACAAGAGTTAATGAGTATCCAGGAATTATTGGAGGATGAAGACGATGATGAGGCATTTGAT CGAGCTTTACAGAACACATCATTTGATACACCAGAAGAATTACAAGCAGAAATAAACAGATTAACAATAGCAATACAGAGGAACAGAGCCAAAGTTCTTGGGATAGAGCCACCTCCTGCTGAAGAG CCTAAGAAACAAACAGTTTATGACCTTTTGGAAATTCCTGATGACCAGTTGTCTGCTGACCAGGTACTGACcaagaaaaaacaaagaatGTTGAAGAATGCCAGAGAGGGAAGGCTTAGAGCACAAGCTTTACAgatagaaaaaagacaaaag GAGATGGAAGAAGAGAGAAAGTTAGAACAGAGGAGAAGGAAGGATTTCAACGGATGGTTACAGGAAGTAAGAGGGAGGAGACAg aaattACTGGATGCCAGAACATCAAGAAAACAGAAGAAATCAGACATGGCAAAGAGGAGGACATTAGCATCTCAACAGAGAATGAAAATGATAACACAGTTAGCTGCAG GAGAGAGTAGTTCAACAAAGAAGAAAGCTGATACGTTTGGACAGAATGATGCTGACTGGGATGTTTATAAGGAGATA CATCCACAGAATGCAGACAGTGATTCAGAAGTGGAAGAAGAACAGATAGAAGAATTAGAGGCCATGTTGAGGGAACACGATCCAGAATTTCAAAA AGAACTAGACTTGGGAGGTTCTGAGGAATTTGATATTGCTGAATATTACAGACTTCACCTGGCAATAGAAAGAGTGAG GGTACCAGAATTATTATTCCAGCCATCAATGATTGGTGTAGAACAAGCTGGTATCGTAGAAACTATGgactttttattacataaatatgacCAAGAAAAACAGAAACTGTTAGTTCAG AATGTGTTCCTAACTGGTGGCAATGCATTGTTTATGAATTTCAAGGAGAGATTAGAAAAAGAGTTGTTAGAGATGAGGCCATTCCAATCAATGTTCTCAGTTACCAGAGCAG TTGATCCAGTATTAGATGCCTGGAAAGGAGCCAGAAAATTTGCCATTTCTCCAGATCGGTCAGTTTACAGTATCACAAAGGCAGACTACACAGAAATGGGAGGAGAATATCTTAAAGAACATTTCCTATCTAACAGATACTTCCCTTCTCCTGTGTCaataaaactagaaaaataa